The following proteins come from a genomic window of Peromyscus eremicus chromosome 23, PerEre_H2_v1, whole genome shotgun sequence:
- the LOC131898412 gene encoding small ribosomal subunit protein uS13-like: MALVIPEKFQHILRVLNTNIHGRRKIAFAITAIKGVGRRYAHVVLRKADIDLTKRAGGRTEDEVERVITVMQNPRQYKIPDWFLNRQKDVKDGKYSQVLANGLDNKLREDLERLKKIRAHRGLRHFWGLRVRGQHTKTTGRRGRTVGVSKKK; this comes from the coding sequence ATGGCTCTAGTGATCCCTGAGAAGTTCCAGCACATTTTGCGAGTACTCAACACCAACATCCATGGGCGGCGGAAAATAGCCTTTGCCATCACTGCCATTAAGGGTGTGGGGCGGAGATATGCTCATGTGGTGTTGAGGAAAGCAGACATTGACCTCACCAAGAGGGCTGGAGGACGCACGGAGGACGAGGTGGAACGCGTGATTACCGTCATGCAGAATCCACGACAGTACAAGATCCCAGACTGGTTCTTGAACAGACAGAAGGATGTGAAGGACGGGAAGTACAGCCAGGTTCTGGCCAATGGTCTAGACAACAAGCTGCGTGAGGACCTGGAGCGTCTCAAGAAGATTAGAGCCCACAGGGGGCTGCGCCACTTTTGGGGCCTTCGTGTCCGAGGTCAGCACACCAAGACCACTGGCCGCCGGGGTCGTACTGTGGGTGTTTCCAAGAAGAAATGA